From the genome of Deltaproteobacteria bacterium:
TGAAGGACAATTAGCGACGCATCGTTTACACAGAAGGCATTTACTGATGATCGTGCCCATCTCCTCGGTGAATTCCTGATTACCGCTCAGGATCTGTTTAACGAGGTAGTTTTTACCCCTGGCAACGGAAGTCTCCGTCTTTTCTTCCTGATATACCGGGCAGAAAAAACTGCAAAAACCACATTTCATGCACTGATCTGAAAACTCTTCTATTTTTTTAAGCTCTTCTATGTCTTTCAAGGAGAACCCCCTTATATGCTAATCCCAGATTTTGCCCGGGTTCATGATATTGTTAGGATCAAAAAGCGCCTTCACATCCTTCATCATTTTTACAACGACGGGGTCTGTGACCCTCATGAAGAATTTCTGTTTTTCGAGACCGATACCGTGTTCACCAGATAACACACCGCCAAATTCAACGGCCGCCTCAATAATGCCTTCCATGGCCTTTACTGCCCGTTCATAGTGATCTTTGTTATTTATATCTGTAAGGACAGCAGGATGGAGATTCCCGTCTCCGGCATGACCGAGCACGACGATCTCCACATCGTACTTCTTCGCCAGCTCTTTGCATCTGTTGATCAAGGCCGGTATCATTCCTCTCGGCACGGTCACGTCTTCAGCGAAGACTGTTTTTGTCTTGCCGAAAACAGCAGCAAACCCGGCGCGTCTGGCGAGCCAGTATTTATTTGCTTCATCCACATCTTTAGCCACCCTTACATCAACGGCGCCGTATTTCTTGGTGATCTCTACAATCTTTTCCGTTTCTTTCTCGACTGCTTCCGCAATGCCATCGCATTCAAACAGGAGCACCGCATCGGCATCCTTCGGGAGCCCCATCGGCATCATTTCTTCAATTCTATTGATAACCCAGTTATCGAGAAGTTCGATCTTGTCTGGTATTACGCCGTTTTCCAGAACCCTGAACACACTTTCTCCGGCCTTGGCCACATCATCAAAGACAACCATGGTGGTCTTCCTCGCCGGAGGAATCGGGTTAAGTTTCAATTCCGCCCTGGTCACGACACCAAGGGTGCCTTCGGAGCTGATAAAAATATGAAGCAGGTCATAACCCACAACGTTTTTCAATGTCCGTCCGCCGAGGCTGACAATTTCACCGGTAGGCAACACGACTTCAATGCCCAGGATATACTGTTTTGTGACGCCATATTTGACACAGGCCGGCCCGCCCGCATTTTCGGCGATGATTCCACCCAAAGTAGCACCCAAAAAACTCTGGGGGTCAGGCGGGAAGAAAAGCCCCTCTTTCATGAGTCTGAGAGTCAGATCCTGAAGGACAACGCCGGGCTCCACGGTGGCGGTGAGGTTCTCTTTGTCAATTTTCAATATCTTGTTCATCTTCGTGGTGCAGAGAACAATGCCGCCATGCCAGGGAACGGAACCACCACTTACGTTTGTGCCCCCACCCCTCGGAGTCACGGGGATCTTCTCCGCGTTGGCAATCTTCATGATCTCGGAAATTTCCTTCGTTTTTGTAGGGAATATGACTACTTCGGGCTCATGTATCCAGCTTGTGGTCCCGTCATAGGAATATGCCTTCAAAGCCTCAGGCGTTGTGAGGACATTCTCCTTACCAACAATTCTTTTAAATTCGCCTATTAATGATTCTTTTATCATCCATGCCCCCCTCTTCTAAAGGTTATTTGGTATTGTTACTTATCTCGGTTATATGTACATACCCTGTTCACGCTCCAATATCAAGTTTCCTTTCCTCCAGTTGTTCGATAAATGCCTCTATGTTGGTCTTGGTCTGCTCATCGGAGACGCACCGGAGATCATTCAAGTCCCCATTGATGGTCAGGCTCGGTATTTTTGTTTCTTTTTCCAGTCTTTGGGGCATGCCATAACGGCAATTGGAGTTGTTCGGGCAGGTTTTCGCATCGTGGTAGATCATGCCGTCAATCTTGAAGAACTTTAACATATCCTTGATATATCGTTCCTTGGCATCTTCGGATCTCACTATAAAGAGCCGGGTGTAGGCCTTGGCCATGCTCGTAAAGGGGTCGGATGCCTCGAAATCTGTGAATATCCAACTATTGCAATATGTTGAAGCAAGGACGTTCGTGTTCAGATTGGAAAAAAGGGCGGCATGGTCGCTCAGCCGGCCCCAGACAGGCATCCCGTCCCAATACAACCGAAAACGTTCATTTTCCAGGGCGCCTTCCTTATTCTTGATTCGCTCATTCAACTCCGCCAGCAGGAGATTATAGTAATCCACCGCCTGCTTTGTTCCTCTCAGCACCACGGCCGGGCCCATGTGGATGGTACAGTCGAAAAAAGTGACCGGCGAGGGCCGCGCGGAGGCAGTGTCCAGGACTTTTTTCCATAGGTCCGAACAGACGCGGGAAAGACCAACCACGTGTTTCAATTCGTCCAGGTCGAATTTTTTCCCTGATATAGCCGCTAAAGGTTCGATCAGGTCTTCCATCTGTTTGACAATGGATGATACATGGGCTTCGCCCACATCCCGCACGCCCCGATGGGAGTTGATGCCCATCAGGGGGACTTTTAACTCCTGCGCATACCACAAAAACCAGTCCTGCACGTCGCGGCACTGATTTGTATTGTAAACCAGCACATCGGGCCGGGGGACTTTTTCGATGCCCTTGTAAGCCTTGGATAGAGGCGTCACCCCGGCGATGTAGGCCCCCACGTCGGCAGTAAGATAGGAGCAGATTTCGGGAGAATAACCGCGGGCGTTGGCCAGAGGGATGACGTCCGTGGACATGCGGGTCGCCCCCAGCATGGCGCCGTGGTTTTCGGGAAAGTAAACCAGGAAGCCCAGGGCTCTGAGAATTTCGGCCGGTCCGACGCTGGTACACCAGGCAATCTTTTTTTCACCCGTTTTGGCGGCATTATCGAGCTCATAGAAATACTCGGCCATTATCCTGTTCATCTCGACAGCGGCACGAATCTTTTTTCGCACCGGTTTCTTCTCTTCATTCATATTGTCGTCTCCATTTGCTTCAATAGTTAATCCGCCATACTGGCGGAAATATCGGTCTGTGCTTCGCTGGCGTAAAGAGCCGCACCGATGGCGCCCGTGAGCTGGGGATGCTCAGGCACCAGGATCTTCCTTTTAAGAATTTCTTCAGTCATGGTTACAATATAGGGGTTGTGAGCGACTACGCCTCCCGTCATGACGATATTGTCCGCCAGCGAGTCCATTTCCAGGACCCGCCTTATGACCGACAGGAAAAGGCCTTTGGTGATATCGGTCACTTTTTTCCCCTGACGTATTTTTTCCAACACTTCCGTGCCCGAGAAGACGGTACAGAAGCTTCCCAACTCCACTATGTGCTGCGATTGCCTGGCCAGGCTGTCCATGTTTTCCAGGGGTATGTCCAGACGGGCGG
Proteins encoded in this window:
- a CDS encoding FAD-binding protein — encoded protein: MIKESLIGEFKRIVGKENVLTTPEALKAYSYDGTTSWIHEPEVVIFPTKTKEISEIMKIANAEKIPVTPRGGGTNVSGGSVPWHGGIVLCTTKMNKILKIDKENLTATVEPGVVLQDLTLRLMKEGLFFPPDPQSFLGATLGGIIAENAGGPACVKYGVTKQYILGIEVVLPTGEIVSLGGRTLKNVVGYDLLHIFISSEGTLGVVTRAELKLNPIPPARKTTMVVFDDVAKAGESVFRVLENGVIPDKIELLDNWVINRIEEMMPMGLPKDADAVLLFECDGIAEAVEKETEKIVEITKKYGAVDVRVAKDVDEANKYWLARRAGFAAVFGKTKTVFAEDVTVPRGMIPALINRCKELAKKYDVEIVVLGHAGDGNLHPAVLTDINNKDHYERAVKAMEGIIEAAVEFGGVLSGEHGIGLEKQKFFMRVTDPVVVKMMKDVKALFDPNNIMNPGKIWD
- a CDS encoding 2-hydroxyacyl-CoA dehydratase family protein, translated to MNEEKKPVRKKIRAAVEMNRIMAEYFYELDNAAKTGEKKIAWCTSVGPAEILRALGFLVYFPENHGAMLGATRMSTDVIPLANARGYSPEICSYLTADVGAYIAGVTPLSKAYKGIEKVPRPDVLVYNTNQCRDVQDWFLWYAQELKVPLMGINSHRGVRDVGEAHVSSIVKQMEDLIEPLAAISGKKFDLDELKHVVGLSRVCSDLWKKVLDTASARPSPVTFFDCTIHMGPAVVLRGTKQAVDYYNLLLAELNERIKNKEGALENERFRLYWDGMPVWGRLSDHAALFSNLNTNVLASTYCNSWIFTDFEASDPFTSMAKAYTRLFIVRSEDAKERYIKDMLKFFKIDGMIYHDAKTCPNNSNCRYGMPQRLEKETKIPSLTINGDLNDLRCVSDEQTKTNIEAFIEQLEERKLDIGA